A stretch of DNA from Candidatus Pseudomonas phytovorans:
CCTGCCACACCAGCGTGCCTTCCCGCGGGATGCGGTAAATCAGCTCGAACGGTTTGCCGGCGCGGCGCGCCTGGTCGGCAGCCATCGCGGCATCGCCGTTGTAGGTCAGCGCCAGGCACACGCTGCCATTGGCCAGGTCGCTGATCTGCCGGCCATTGGCGACGTAGCTGATCGAGGGTTGCAGCTGGTTCAGCAACTGCTGCGCGGCGGCCAGATCTTCTTTGTCCTGGCTGTAAGGGTCTTTGCCCAGGTAGTTCAGGGCTACGCCGATCACTTCCTGCGGCGAATCGGGCATGGCGATGCCACAGTCCTTCAGCCGGCTGGCGTATTCGGGTTTGAACAGCAGGTCGAGGCTATCCAGCGGCACGTCACCCAGGCGCTGGCGCACGGCCTCCACATTCACCCCAAGGCCCAGCGTGCCCCAGGTGTACGGCACGGCATGGCGGTTGCCAGGGTCGGCCTCGGCAAGTTTTGCGAGCAGGTCCTTGTCGAGGTTGCTGTAACCGGGCATGGACTGGGGGTCGAGCGGTTGCAGGGCATTGGCCTTGAGCGCCCGGGCCAGCACCGTAGACGACGGCACCACCACGTCATAACCACTGCCGCCCGTGAGCAACTTGGTTTCCAGCACTTCGGTGGTGTCGAAGGTGTCGTAGCGCACCTTGTAACCGGTTTCCTGTTCAAAGCGCTGAAGGGTTTGCGGGGCGATGTAGTCGGCCCAGCTGTAGAGGTTGACCACCTTTTCTTCGGCCTGCAGCGGCAAGGCCAGGACCAGGGACAACAGGCACAACGATCGACGCATGACGGACACCTCGGCAAATGGGTGGATGCCGCGAGCATGCCAGCCGGGTTACATTGCAGGAATGGCAAGTTTGCAAAGCTGACATTCATCAGGAGCAATGTAATGCTCGGACAACTGCACGACCCCGACCTGCACCTGCTGCGGCTGTTCGTCACTGTAGTCGAGGCCGGGGGCTTCAGCGCCGCGCAAGGCGTGCTGGGGTTGAGCCAGCCCACCATCAGCCAGCGTATGGCGCAGCTGGAAGCACGGCTGGGCTACCGCCTGTGCAGCCGCGGCAAGGGCGGTTTTCACCTGACGGAAAAAGGCGTGTTGCTACTGGAGGCGGCGCGCGGGCTGCTGTTGAACATCGAGCAGTTCCGCCAGCAGGCCAACGGCGTTGCCGGGCGCTTGCTGGGCACCGTGCGCATTGGCATGGCGGAAAACCAGGACAAGGCGGTGAGCCTGAAGTTGGCAGTGGCCATTACAGCGTTTCGCAAGCGAGAGGAAGCGGTGCAGCTGGAGCTGATCAGCGCACCGCCGGCAGAGCTGGAGCGGTTGTTGCTGGAGCAACGGCTGGACTACGCCATCAGCTACTTTTCCGGCAACCAGGCGGCCTTTGATTACCAGCCCTTGTTTGATGAACGGCAACGGCTGTATTGCGCCAAGGGGCATGTGTTGTTCGGGAAGGCCGATATTGGGCTTGAGCGGTTGCTGGAGATGGACCAGGTGCGCCATCCCTACCGGTTTCTGAAAGGGGGTGAGCCGTTCCAGAGCCGGCGCAGCATGGCGGTGGCAGAGCAGATCGAGAGCGTACTGACGTTTATTTTATCGGGGCGCCATATTGGTTATCTGCCATGCCATTGCGCGCAGGGATGGGAAGCTGAGGGGTTGTTGTGGGCGTTGGACCCGGGGCTGGATTTTGTTGTGCCGTTTACCCTGGCCCGGCACCGGACACAGGGGGTTGGTGAGGCGCAGCAGGCCTTTGCGCAGGATTTGCTGGCAGCATTCGCCTGAACTGGCCTATGTGGGAGCGGGCTTGTCCCGCGAAGCAGGCAACGCGGTGCATGGCACCGGCTTTGCCGGTGTTCGCGGGGCAAGCCCGCTCCCACACAGACTGGTACAGGCGGCAACAATCAGTAAGCCATGCTCCAGGTCAGGGTGTAGGTACGCCCACGCCCCTGGTAGTCATACAGGTACGCCGGCCCGTAAGTCGGCGAATAGAACAACGTCGCACGCTGCCCCCAGACCGTGCTGTACTGCTTGTCCAGCAGGTTCTGGATGCCGGCGCTGAAGGTGCCGAAGCCGGTGTCCTGGCTGCCAAGCAGATCGAAGGTGGTGTAACCGTCGATCTCGTGGT
This window harbors:
- a CDS encoding polyamine ABC transporter substrate-binding protein; amino-acid sequence: MRRSLCLLSLVLALPLQAEEKVVNLYSWADYIAPQTLQRFEQETGYKVRYDTFDTTEVLETKLLTGGSGYDVVVPSSTVLARALKANALQPLDPQSMPGYSNLDKDLLAKLAEADPGNRHAVPYTWGTLGLGVNVEAVRQRLGDVPLDSLDLLFKPEYASRLKDCGIAMPDSPQEVIGVALNYLGKDPYSQDKEDLAAAQQLLNQLQPSISYVANGRQISDLANGSVCLALTYNGDAAMAADQARRAGKPFELIYRIPREGTLVWQDNLVIPKDAPHPEAARAFIAFMLKPESVAALTNTLFFANANQAATPLVDEAVRNDPDIYPPAEVRQRLFADRSMALADLRQRNRLWTAFRSRQ
- a CDS encoding LysR family transcriptional regulator — encoded protein: MLGQLHDPDLHLLRLFVTVVEAGGFSAAQGVLGLSQPTISQRMAQLEARLGYRLCSRGKGGFHLTEKGVLLLEAARGLLLNIEQFRQQANGVAGRLLGTVRIGMAENQDKAVSLKLAVAITAFRKREEAVQLELISAPPAELERLLLEQRLDYAISYFSGNQAAFDYQPLFDERQRLYCAKGHVLFGKADIGLERLLEMDQVRHPYRFLKGGEPFQSRRSMAVAEQIESVLTFILSGRHIGYLPCHCAQGWEAEGLLWALDPGLDFVVPFTLARHRTQGVGEAQQAFAQDLLAAFA